From a single Brienomyrus brachyistius isolate T26 unplaced genomic scaffold, BBRACH_0.4 scaffold56, whole genome shotgun sequence genomic region:
- the LOC125724466 gene encoding zinc finger BED domain-containing protein 4-like — translation MKCSDESVADIFEKARKFPSDSVKAKGITQKIVEFIALDDQPFSVVEDVGFRRLIEHIEPRYVMLSRRHFSDVCLPELFNVVATHVHEHIAAEISAISFTTDIWSSDVSLTSMLSLTAQWIDADFQLQKILLHSQEFRGSHTAAAISDAFANMFDTWHIDRSKVHVIVSDNARNMANAIEDSQLKGIRCMAHTLHLVVSDGVLSQRSVKDVLAIGRRIVGHFKHSQLAYSRLQSMHGQFGTQIKRFQQDVSTRLNSTYYMLQSLFAQKRVLAAYSADHELPVTFTSHQWVLIENILSLLAPFEQLTKEISSSDASVADVIPLIAALKRLLTKVFEMDHGVKTMKSTLLESVSTRFTEIYSDPLHFNATVLDPRYKDHYLDAEIKQRAREMIQTAMDAENLRGDGEGAAHSTGEGDQSAGKKTRLFAPDEGHAPSLSDMLSEILQESASNNNRQMTSSTTQQLDGYLSEVPIPRSDNPLVYWKNNHGRFPDLGKMARKYLSAPCTSTDSERLFSAAAHVLDEKRNRLHCNKAEKLLFIKKNLPLYLKK, via the exons ATGAAATGCAGTGATGAATCTGTGGCTGACATTTTTGAAAAGGCAAGGAAGTTTCCCAGTGATAGTGTCAAGGCAAAGGGCATTACACAAAAGATTGTGGAATTCATTGCCTTAGATGATCAACCATTCTCTGTCGTAGAAGATGTAGGATTTCGTAGGCTGATCGAGCACATTGAGCCCCGTTATGTCATGCTGAGCAGACGACATTTCTCAGACGTGTGTTTACCTGAGCTGTTTAATGTTGTTGCAACTCACGTCCATGAGCATATAGCTGCAGAAATTTCAGCAATCAGTTTCACGACAGACATATGGAGCTCAGACGTCAGCCTTACCAGTATGCTCAGTCTAACCGCACAATGGATCGACGCTGATTTCCAGCTGCAAAAGATTCTGCTCCATTCACAAGAGTTTCGAGGGTCACATACAGCAGCAGCCATTTCTGATGCATTCGCCAATATGTTCGACACCTGGCATATCGACCGATCTAAAGTGCATGTTATTGTGAGTGACAATGCAAGAAATATGGCAAACGCGATAGAAGACAGTCAGCTGAAGGGAATAAGGTGCATGGCCCATACACTACATCTGGTTGTGAGTGATGGAGTGTTGTCTCAACGCAGCGTAAAAGACGTACTGGCTATAGGCAGAAGAATTGTTGGCCACTTTAAACATTCACAGTTGGCCTATTCCCGCTTACAGTCTATGCATGGTCAGTTTGGAACACAAATAAAACGGTTCCAGCAAGACGTGAGTACGCGGTTGAACAGCACGTATTACATGTTGCAAAGCCTCTTTGCGCAAAAGCGAGTCTTGGCTGCATATAGCGCAGATCACGAGCTCCCGGTGACATTCACTTCACACCAGTGGGTCCTAATAGAGAACATTCTCTCTCTTCTTGCCCCCTTTGAGCAGCTAACTAAAGAGATCAGCTCCTCTGATGCATCTGTAGCGGATGTTATTCCTTTAATCGCAGCACTAAAGCGTCTCTTAACCAAAGTGTTTGAGATGGACCACGGAGTGAAAACAATGAAAAGTACACTCTTAGAGTCTGTCAGCACACGTTTCACTGAGATCTATTCGGATCCTCTGCACTTCAACGCGACTGTACTTGATCCGCGTTATAAAGATCATTACTTGGATGCAGAAATAAAGCAGCGTGCACGAGAAATGATCCAGACCGCGATGGATGCCGAGAACCTGCGGGGAGATGGAGAGGGAGCAGCGCACAGCACAGGAGAAGGAGATCAGAGCGCAGGAAAAAAGACTCGTCTCTTTGCACCAGATGAGGGTCATGCACCCTCGTTGTCTGATATGTTGAGTGAAATCCTGCAAGAAAGTGCCTCAAATAATAATAG gcagatgacaagctCAACCACTCAACAGCTAGATGGTTATCTGTCTGAAGTCCCCATCCCCAGAAGTGATAACCCTCTTGTCTACTGGAAAAATAATCACGGCCGCTTTCCTGACCTGGGAAAGATGGCACGCAAGTACTTGTCTGCTCCGTGCACAAGCACTGACAGCGAGAGACTGTTCAGTGCTGCAGCCCATGTTCTCGATGAGAAGAGGAACAGACTTCACTGTAATAAAGCAGAGAAGCTACTCTTCATCAAGAAAAACCTGCCACTTTACCTCAAGAAGTAG